A window of Gossypium hirsutum isolate 1008001.06 chromosome D13, Gossypium_hirsutum_v2.1, whole genome shotgun sequence genomic DNA:
AAAAGGAATGGTTTTTGATAAATTCATAATTGAGTTGGCACTCAGTGAACGAGTGACACCAACTCAGCCGACACTTACTATTAACTAGATTATGACACACTCATGATGTGagtgaaaatatttatgttaatatatataaaagttaataTGACTTAGTTGAAATGATTAAATAAGATAATGAAGATTAATATATCTTGAGTTTAAATCTCAcaattttcattatatttatatttatatatatacatatatatataattaaacaaatataatGAAAATGATAAGTTCATTACTTATAAAAGGACTGACTTTTTGGTAGTACTTTCATATTAAGTTGAAATTTAATTGATGGGTGACACTAATCCAAGTTAAATCTCATTTAGTTAACAACACCAACTCTATTAAAAACTTAATATATACCACAAATATAGATATTGGTTCTAAATTATAACTATATCTAGAGAATAgtaataagcaaattaaaatattactcCAGAGtgacaataaaaatatttttttttatattaaatcaaTTAGAAAAACGTGGCCATAAAATATCTTAAATATTATTGATAATACTAATTATTATGATTTGCAATAAATTATCTAAAATGGAAAAAACCCGCAAATTTTGACTGGAAGCGCTTACTAACATACTtacaatttttagttattttttttgcTCACGCTAcgatatttaattttattgttattgttgtttTTACTTTAATTGTAGATACATGTACTGCGATGCGATACAAATCCACCGtgttagaattaaaaaaaaaaaactggaaAACCGACTTTATATCCATCCTTGCGTAAATTCGTAGAGCAAATATGCAGAATCATCATGATACATGTCCTCATATTCCAAAAGCATCTCAAATCCACCCTTTTCCAAGGATGATGTATTGTCTGCAACAAAGGGTTCACTCCAGAAATCTCCACTGCCTTCATTTTTATATGTTCCCAAACATGGAAGGCAGTTATCCTCTAAGCCGCCAACAACATTGAAGCTGAACGTAGGTCCCCTACCGGAGCTGAAGGAGGACTGTTCAATACGTGTACATGTTGCTGGAGACAAAGGTGAACTCTCTAAGATCATGTTGTCGAGAGTATCAACAAGGATGCTATTGCTTTCATCTTCACCTTCACCTTCACCTTCACAAATATTCTCATTCCGGGTAGCTTCACTTTGCCAACAATCAGACTTTTCTTTCTCATCACGCTTTGTACGTTTCTTTAGATGAGCGTGCCACtggttttttatttcattatctgTTCGTCCTGGAAAACTTTTAGCTATGGTGGACCATCTGTAATATATACACATAAGGTTaaaaattattcttaattaaatccacaatatgatgatgatgatgatgatgatttaatTGGATATTCTAACCTGTTTCCCATTTCATCATGTAATTTGATGATCAATGCATCTTCTTCTTCAGTGAAGTTGCCGCGCTTTAGTTCAGGCCGGAGGTAATTCATCCATCTTAACCTGCAACTCTTTCCGCACCTTTTAAGCCCTATACACAATTTagacaaccaaaaaaaaaatcttaaataacatGATTGAAGCCTAGAAATGAATTTATTGTGGAAAAAAGAAACTATAGTTTTCTCCATAAAATCATACCAGCATACTCGGGGAGTTCACGCCAGTTCCAATGGCCATATCTTTGTATATAAGATCTTAGTTTGTGATCTTCTTCAGCACTCCATTCACCCTTCTTCATCCCATTTTTATCATAGAAGGGAGCTCTCACCATCTTCCACCACCTCTTCCTTTAACTTCTTTCTATTACAGAAATGTTGTCCGTTCAAGGTCAACTTCCCTAGCACATTAGCTGGATATCTAGGGtttcatttatgtatttatagCTAGCCCAGATTGGAAAATGGAACGTGTTTACATTTGTGATATGGACTTGCAACCTCAATAATTAATGTTACTTACCACTAAGCAGTATAGAGCTTTGAATAATGACAAAGCTGTCGGGGTTATATGATAATGTTACAAGAGTGAACGAGGAGACTTCATAGAAGTGTCACATGAGATATAATGGACATCAACtgggtaaaataaaaatatagatagaGAGGGAAATTTGTAGCATGGTAAAGAGAATCCTCCAATGAACTTCGTTGCAGCATCTTATCCACCCACAGGTTAAGAGGTTAATGGTGGGGGTCATTTATGATATGTCTCTTTGAATCATGACTCCTGTTTGGTTCCTAAGTCTTACTTTCCTACCCTTTATACTTCACTCAGCGTGCAATTAAACATGACTCAAACTTGGGGTTCGACCATAAGcttaattatattttcttttttagttttagaATATCAATCTTAATTTAAAAAGTCCAGTCAAAACTATTTGGTTAAGTTATGTTATTGGTCTCATACTATGTAAGACttgtaaattttgtttatattctctaatttgatcattttcaatttttacgttttgtgaattttgaaatttcaatttagtaGCCGTTAACCAATAAATGGTTGAAAGAATATCTTGACGAAGTTCAAATCCTAGAATTGGCATTGTTAGATGGACAGGACTTGGCTCAGACTGTTAAACTGATGAGAACACCTATGATTTGCATAAGATTTTAGAAACAATATAATTTAACTTTACGGATTTAACCATTATGATTTGGatctcaaaatttgaaaaaaatacataaCAAAAATTCATAGCAAGacttatttaaaaattgaaagtgaGAGCTATAAATTTATATGTAAACGGACAATTTTACAGATGGCTGATATTTTACATCAATTGTGGACCAAAGTGTGTGAAATGAAATGAACAACTTTGAACAGGGAAACTTAAGTACtatcttataacataaataataaaaaccaaTTGATAGCTACGCTTGTAGCCAGATGGTAAAAGGTCTTATCGTACACCACTTCTCAAAGAGATCAGATCCCTTTCCCATAATTTAAGGTTATcccaataattttattttaattttaagataaaaatattaatgtgaTACTAAACTATTAAAAGTAGTTAGATACAATCTTTTCCATTCTTGAATTGGAGTTTATCTTCATCTTCACATAATTATACTTAAACTGAAACTTGACCATGTACACAAACTACCTGTGGCTTGAATTCTTTAAACCCTATCTATTCCATCGGCTATttaatactttgaataatatttaTCTCTAGGGTGACGCTAGAGAAGGAAACGTGTGTGAGTTAAGCAGCTGACATCACCTACTACTAATATAAGCTAGggtaaaatacaaataaaagctttttttttttaaatttactgaaATAGGTCaggtaaaaaattaattaccgGAATGGTCCTATTTCCCCGAAAATGCGTCCACATCAGCGCGTTGTCAGGTGACGAAGCAgaaaaacgcttcctcaaggaagtgCTTTGTCCACGTGGACAGAAAGCGCGCCCTCAAGGACGCGTTTTCTATCCAAGTGGACAAAGCGTTTCCTTTTGCCTGCGCGTGAACAGTAGCAACAACTACTTTTTTGACCTTTGGTGACcacccaacggtaaaaaaaaactataaaacccccttttcatttttttcacacctAAATCCTTTCTCTCAATTTCTCCCCAATATGCTCTCAAATCCCTCTCAATTTCCTCCGAAATTCCTCTTAaaaaaagctttaatttttttaattattttaaaaaagctttaattttatttttttgaattttttgtaaagcataaaaatttgatcgtgttagcaatggtcagagaattaattcgtctcgataacAAGCACATAttcgtcgaacaaatgaaaatggtaagtgttaaatttaatttttaaatattatttaagatttttttgatttatgtaattttaaataatttttattttattagaaatttcttataatttttaaataatttttattttattatttcttataaaagtctatagatcggatattgcaatgttatatccgtaatatgcatggtcttccatcaccgttggtagagaattacctgcgggaagcgggtttttggcacgtggcgacggtaagCCAGAGATGCAAGTTGGACTCAAAACTCATCAGTGCGTTGATTGAGAGGTGGAGGCCCGAGACGcgcacattccatcttccatgtggagaatgcactatcactttggaataCGTAaatttgcaattgggattgccgatGGACGGGTACGCAGTCACCGGGTCTGTTCAATCAGGTGATTGGGGAGcggtatgctacgagcttttggacGCTATTCCGGACAATATTAATGGAGGTCGGGtcaagatgggctggttacgagacacattcccggagcCGGATGATGGTtctaccaaactagaaaaaatatgatatgctcgagcatacattcttcagataattagaggttatctgatgccggacttgtcacggaACCTTGTACATCTAATATGGCTGctaacatctcatgaaaacggtaGAATTATAAATATGATACAAATGTGGTGaaagtaaattgcatgtgaataaTTTTATGAAAGGAAATTGACATTTTTATGGAACTTGAAAGATTTAAGTTTAAAGTGACCATGAAATTAAAAGAGTGTAAAGGTGGTGAAATGTGGAATTATTTTGCATGGTAATAACATGAGAAACACGTGGGGATTTGTTCTTATATATGTAATAATACCAACTATTTATTATTACTGTTCACGATCTTTTATCTGTTGTTTAGTTAGTTTAACTAGCCTTAAAAACAAATGAAGAAACTTAGTCGTTGAATTATTTGTATCTGATTATTATGCTCAGATCAGTAGAACACTTAGCAAATTCATGGGATCTTTCTATTTTTTCATAAACAGATGTGCAATTAGATCATGATGTATCTATTCAGATATTATGTTTTACTGGGGGTACTATGATGGCAGATCATATAGGCTTCATTTGTTAACAATTGTGTTGGAAATACATCTTTTGCTCAAAGTGCCAGAACAAAGGAAGATAACAGACATCTTTGTTCTTACACTCTCGTATGGTTACACTTTATTTATGGTTATTACCCAATATCCATGTCCTCACATCCATAGGCAGTTATCACCCAATGTAATTTCGTTGTTCTCACACAAACGAGCGATTACACCATATGGACGATATGCTTATCTATATTTGCTTATACATGCATATTTATGTACCTCTAAGAGAGGAAACTCATGACGGGTTCCCATAAATGGTTATACCTCATTACGTATAGGTATATTCATATAATGTATATTGGTAGAAAAAGAACCCACGAAGGACTTCCACAGATGGATTTATTGGCCACATCTGTATCATATTTATAATTCTACTTTCATCACGTAACCTCAAGCCAATTGGAGGTAGTCCGCGCTTTCGCCGTTAATTGAACGCAAAactgccaacatctcatgaaaactgtctttatttatttcataccctgccaatataagttcatagccAATATTACATACCACTATTTCATTTAGAATAAATTCAAAATGACAAACAAAGTTATAttaatatagactaaatacccatgttggtcactcttagatggatattgcctgtagtagttggaagcaacgtgccttaggcaataccgatggtgtgtgcgctgccataagcttccctgtcGATCAATTGCAGTTAGTATTCCGgtgccccgatctgaaataacacagatatcaggttggaggcacacatgcctccttaacctagatagaaagaaatctcagtcatcagctgactcccccggtgttattgcaaatgcaattggaagaattctcccactgtCATCCTATGCCACTGCTAGtaatagccgatgggtatatctaccaaacataaaggtaccgtcaatttgtaccaatagCTTATAGTATGGAAATacgtctcggcattgcttaaaggtccaaaataggcaTTTGAAAACTTgacatccacgtagcaatcggccaTTGTAGCACGCATGTTCtgtttcaaggtctgttatgcaactTAGGATGTATCTATCTAGCACTTGACAcaactgccatatttcattatatgaagcatcCTACCAACTACGCATTTTCTCCAACGCCTTctacttagctatccaagccttgcggtaagagggcgtgtaccccatttggctacgaatattggaaATTAAGACCGGCACTGAAGTCTTAGGATCTGCCTTCACCGTgggtagtatcaagctagctaacatagctgaatccatcttgggatgatcttgtgaaataccTATCAACAgagtacattaaataatacaacattacataataacagtattattgAGAAACCCTAAATATTGTACCTGCAGCATATGTATGTGAacctttgtatttttttatctcccacaaccctgtctcTTTCCTCAACGAGGCGTatattttccatgaacatgtaccgtcttgCACTACACACTTCACCTCAAACTTATCAgctttggatttaaccacgtggtagttaacgTCGTTATTGATGCCatgttgtttcaatgcaccaataaaactatccttgttggaaaactcattaccaacttcaaattcacctgAATCCAATAttgaacttgtacgatcacgcaaccTTTGTGGTAGATCTAGAAACTCCAAGGCATCATCCACAGACAGATCGgtattatgcatgtgggctggaggtgagtatgccctGAATCGTGAATCATCTTCTTTATCTGAAACCCCTTTAACATTTTCAGGTTCGGTTGGAATAGGCTCTAGTTCAGAAAATAATACAACTTCTGCACTATCGGGCCCGGGCTcttgaggtggatccacatcgtagtcatcttctaacccaccatcatctgtaacgtacgaggtcccctcaccggtggaCGTCGTAAGGAGTACATTATCCCTTCTTCTGGGCGTTTCATAACGTCCcaaattggatgtagattgccaaccactagaagttaatgacgttccccagtacgtattttcAACATCAAACATTGACCCAccgaggtgcatgtcccatccacaaATAGAGTGTCGTGTAGGGGATGTGTATTCCATaccgctaccaaacatgggcTATTCTGTATTTTGTAACCCACTAACCGAGTGTCGGACAGGGGTCGTGTATACCTCTCAAATAGCAGTCGCAAGTGCATtatttggcgatgtaaattgtacatataactcaatatagggTGCTCCACTAacgagatgagtctgcaccattgcctccaaacTACAAGCACCTTTTACGTCGAACGACTCATATGTCActggatcaacagaagaacaaaactgatacgtaatagacagaactttcattggcatcATTTCGAATATTTTACGCTTAATTCTTTTATGAAGttttgtcaaatctatgttctggttaaaaaccagtcgcactgTATTCTCTGATAAAAAATTAACACCGTTCTCGGTGTGacgaacctcaccatcatagtaaataacagcactaatacgttcactcatcttcaatttctatccttcttagcctctctaaatttttttttttgctgtaacttatgcaatctGAGAAAAAAATTTtcctcatttatagcctcaggCCAAACaggagctactgtagcaaaagcgcgccTACGTGGGAtcttctttcagtacttttgctgacaaagcatcctgcttaaagcgttttttacactatttgctcagaaacgtctactcaaaattattttttcaggagctactgtagcaaaagtgcGTCCACGTAGAAGCTTCTTTTAGTACTTTTGCTGATAAAGCATCCTtcttaaagcgtttttgacactatttgctcagaaacgtcttttcgaaattattttttcaggagctattgtagcaaaagagcgtccacgtgggagctttttaaataaacactaaacactaatctaatttttttaaaaaaaattaattaatttactcaagtaacccaaaaccctaatttaattgattttttctttaaaaaccataaacacgaaacctaa
This region includes:
- the LOC107919577 gene encoding transcription factor MYB10; its protein translation is MVRAPFYDKNGMKKGEWSAEEDHKLRSYIQRYGHWNWRELPEYAGLKRCGKSCRLRWMNYLRPELKRGNFTEEEDALIIKLHDEMGNRWSTIAKSFPGRTDNEIKNQWHAHLKKRTKRDEKEKSDCWQSEATRNENICEGEGEGEDESNSILVDTLDNMILESSPLSPATCTRIEQSSFSSGRGPTFSFNVVGGLEDNCLPCLGTYKNEGSGDFWSEPFVADNTSSLEKGGFEMLLEYEDMYHDDSAYLLYEFTQGWI